One Kwoniella pini CBS 10737 chromosome 11, complete sequence DNA segment encodes these proteins:
- a CDS encoding mitochondrial 54S ribosomal protein uL2m, with product MSALSRSVNTARSLPRSTLASTSRLSIRNYATPSSVKNDGQQMMFGGPPPKRKEDGAVLKTYTGKGYPFIPSLRHVVYPYHPHLHKGGPLRELTIPLRRKGGRNNTGRIVNRHIGGGHKRRLRMVDFHRVQGGQHDVIRIEYDPGRSAHIALIKKRTSTSSTSGKSLTPNLIEEIEEALSEENRNTPKSLEAVKAGFSYIVAPEGLRKGDVVISYRKGIPQSLINEFDNTSSSSSEESKLSNNLEDDKVGATDTPEMRRALGLLRTITLKSGNVLPLFLIPPGTQVHNLSLTTDGKMQLCRSAGTFAQIVSHQSETGKSIGGSDVLTMGGGFDENGNRLPKKGYVLVKMQSGEVRKLDPGCVATIGVVSNKEHQSRSLGKAGRSRWLGKRPHVRGVAMNAVDHPHGGGRGKQKGNKHPRSIYGLLQHVRTRRPKDKDGNKSVVTERPRGKQTAAKH from the exons ATGTCTGCACTTTCTCGATCGGTTAATACGGCTCGATCATTACCTCGTTCGACCCTCGCTTCGACTTCTCGACTCTCAATTCGAAATTATGCTACTCCCTCATCAGTGAAGAACGATGGTCAACAAATGATGTTTGGTGGACCTCCTCCtaaaaggaaagaagatggagCTGTGCTGAAAACCTATACTGGAAAAGGCTATCCTTTTATTCCT TCTCTTCGTCATGTCGTGTACCCTTATCATCCTCATTTACATAAAGGTGGACCGCTAAGAGAATTGACTATACCTCTTCGGAGAAAAGGAGGGCGTAATAACACAGGAAGGATCGTAAATAGGCATATTGGAGGAGGACATAAAAGGAGATTGAGAATGGTTGATTTCCACAGAGTACAAGGTGGACAACATGATGTAATTAGAATAGAATATGATCCAGGAAGATCAGCTCATATTGCACTTATAAAAAAACGAACATCTACCTCTTCTACTTCAGGTAAAAGTTTAACaccaaatttgattgaagaaattgaagaagcatTAAGTGAAGAAAACCGAAATACACCTAAATCACTTGAAGCAGTCAAAGCAGGATTTAGTTATATTGTTGCTCCAGAAGGTTTAAGAAAAGGAGATGTAGTAATATCTTATAGAAAAGGTATACCTCAATCATTAATTAacgaatttgataatacttcttcttcttcaagtgaagaatcaaaattatcaaataatttagaagatgataaagtaGGAGCAACTGATACACCTGAAATGAGACGTGCATTAGGTTTACTTAGAACAATAACTTTAAAATCTGGAAATGTTTTAccattatttttaattccaCCTGGAACTCAAGTTCATAATTTAAGTTTAACAACAGATGGTAAAATGCAATTATGTAGATCTGCAGGTACATTTGCACAAATTGTAAGTCATCAATCAGAAActggaaaatcaattggTGGATCAGATGTTTTAACTATGGgaggtggatttgatgaaaatggaaatagaTTACCTAAAAAAGGTTATGTTTTGGTTAAAATGCAATCTGGTGAAGTTAGAAAGTTAGATCCTGGTTGTGTAGCTACAATTGGTGTTGTAAGCAA CAAAGAACATCAATCCAGATCATTAGGTAAAGCAGGTAGATCAAGATGGTTAGGAAAAAGACCACATGTTAGAGGTGTAGCTATGAATGCTGTTGATCATCCTCATGGTGGTGGTAGAGGTAAACAAAAGGGTAATAAACATCCAAGATCAATTTATGGTCTATTACAACATGTTAGAACTAGACGTcctaaagataaagatggtAATAAGTC GGTTGTCACTGAACGTCCAAGGGGTAAACAGACTGCTGCTAAGCACTAA